A DNA window from Hordeum vulgare subsp. vulgare chromosome 1H, MorexV3_pseudomolecules_assembly, whole genome shotgun sequence contains the following coding sequences:
- the LOC123420418 gene encoding putative RNA polymerase II subunit B1 CTD phosphatase RPAP2 homolog has translation MATAAAAASKPAARTTVNVAGAVFRVQMALLDGAAASDEPLLHAAAGVLSRADYDDVVTERSIADACGHPACASPLPDPANPKAAPRFHISLREHRVYDLEEARKFCSERCLVASAAFAASLPPDRPFGIPPDRLDALVALFEGSGDGPGLLGFRADGGKKGDEGRKVEIVEKETPGPGEVTLQEWIGPSGAIEGYVPRHHPIHEGPMPQAKQGKASRAELSGNKNVDSVAAVLGEHSMAVSSSSVETQVVSEDIAKKFDGMVLHENTKTKEKDANKTLSKIFQQDEDTDMLLPCITDSIAKQLEHVVLEERNDKKKKKSTRASSRASKSKPARKPAGSNGHEVGFTSTIIMGDPASVKMDQGPLGQYDFSSSILTDNQPSSSQYTVRDSMHAYTEQLHKEFSQAGDLEKNGTSDEKVTTALKSSLKAVGSKNRSQSVTWADDNGSILEASKAYDIDSDAKNLSMEDIDSSLRRESAEACAAALIEAAGAISSGTSEVEDAVSKAGIIILPDMLHQKQFENVHGKDTVEKVVSETDSDVVKWPTKTVLLDTDMFEVDDSWHDTPPEGFSLTLSAFATMWTTIFGWISRSSLAYVYMLDDSSVEEMLISNGREYPEKRVSKDSQSSEIKRALASCISNALPVLVSNMRMQIPVSKLETTLGYLIDTMSLVDALPALRSRQWQLLVLMLLDALSVHRLPALAPVISDSKLVQKILNSAQVSREEYDSMVDLILPFGRSA, from the exons ATGGcgacggccgccgccgccgcctccaagCCGGCGGCGAGGACGACGGTGAACGTGGCCGGGGCCGTGTTCCGCGTGCAGATGGCCCTCCTCGACGGCGCGGCGGCCTCCGACGAGCCCCTCCTCCACGCGGCCGCGGGGGTCCTCTCCCGCGCCGACTACGACGACGTCGTCACCGAGCGCTCCATCGCCGACGCGTGCGGCCACCCCGCGTGCGCCAGCCCCCTCCCCGACCCCGCCAACCCCAAGGCGGCCCCGCGGTTCCACATCTCCCTCCGCGAGCACCGCGTCTACGACCTCGAGGAGGCCCGCAAGTTCTGCTCCGAGCGctgcctcgtcgcctccgcggcCTTCGCCGCGTCGCTCCCGCCCGACCGCCCCTTCGGGATCCCGCCCGACAGGCTCGACGCCCTGGTCGCGCTCTTCGAGGGGAGCGGGGACGGGCCGGGGCTGCTAGGGTTTCGGGCGGACGGCGGGAAGAAGGGGGACGAGGGGAGGAAGGTGGAGATTGTGGAGAAGGAGACGCCTGGGCCTGGGGAGGTGACGCTGCAGGAGTGGATTGGGCCGTCCGGCGCCATCGAGGGCTATGTGCCTCGCCATCACCCCATTCATGAAG GGCCAATGCCACAGGCTAAACAGGGCAAAGCTAGTAGAGCTGAGCTGTCCGGGAATAAGAATGTGGATTCTGTGGCTGCTGTTCTTGGCGAACATAGCATGGCAGTTTCATCTTCTTCAGTTGAAACACAAGTGGTCTCTGAAGATATAGCTAAAAAGTTTGATGGCATGGTCCTTCATGAGAACACAAAAACGAAGGAAAAAGACGCCAATAAAACCCTATCAAAGATTTTCCAACAGGATGAAGATACAGATATGTTATTGCCTTGCATAACTGATTCCATTGCAAAGCAACTAGAGCATGTAGTTTTGGAAGAGAGAAAtgacaagaagaaaaagaaatcaactaGAGCATCATCAAGGGCATCCAAGAGTAAGCCTGCAAGAAAACCTGCTGGAAGTAATGGCCATGAAGTAGGCTTTACTAGTACAATCATTATGGGGGATCCTGCTTCGGTAAAGATGGATCAAGGGCCTTTGGGTCAATATGACTTCTCAAGTTCCATCCTCACAGATAATCAGCCCTCATCATCTCAGTACACAGTAAGAGATTCAATGCATGCTTACACTGAACAACTACACAAAGAATTCAGTCAAGCAGGGGACCTTGAAAAAAATGGGACAAGTGACGAGAAGGTTACCACTGCACTAAAATCTTCACTGAAGGCTGTAGGGTCTAAGAACAGAAGTCAGTCTGTGACATGGGCAGATGATAATGGGAGCATCTTAGAAGCAAGCAAAGCATATGACATCGATTCAGATGCTAAAAATCTATCTATGGAGGACATTGACAGTTCACTAAGGCGTGAATCCGCAGAGGCTTGTGCAGCTGCCCTTATTGAAGCTGCAGGAGCTATTTCTTCAGGCACATCAGAAGTGGAAGATGCAG TTTCTAAGGCAGGGATCATCATATTGCCTGACATGCTTCACCAGAAACAGTTTGAGAATGTCCATGGCAAAGATACAGTGGAAAAGGTAGTATCTGAAACAGATAGTGATGTTGTGAAGTGGCCAACAAAGACTGTGCTTCTGGACACTGACATGTTTGAAGTTGATGATTCTTGGCATGACACACCGCCAGAAGGTTTCAGTTTAACA CTGTCTGCTTTTGCAACAATGTGGACCACAATATTTGGATGGATATCCCGGTCATCTTTGGCCTATGTATACATGCTTGATGACAGTTCTGTGGAAGAAATGTTGATTTCTAATGGGAGAGAGTATCCTGAGAAGCGAGTTTCGAAAGATAGCCAATCATCTGAAATTAAAAGAGCCTTAGCTTCTTGCATTTCTAATGCACTGCCGGTACTTGTATCAAACATGAGGATGCAAATCCCAGTTTCAAAGTTGGAGACTACTCTG GGATACTTGATTGACACAATGTCACTTGTTGACGCACTGCCTGCTCTGAGATCGAGGCAATGGCAACTGCTGGTTCTTATGCTGCTGGACGCACTCTCTGTGCACCGGCTTCCAGCTCTTGCTCCGGTGATCTCGGACTCAAAACTTGTGCAGAAG ATCTTAAACTCGGCTCAGGTTAGCAGAGAGGAGTACGACTCCATGGTCGACCTCATCCTCCCTTTTGGAAGATCCGCCTAG